One part of the Pseudoalteromonas piscicida genome encodes these proteins:
- a CDS encoding leucyl aminopeptidase family protein, whose translation MNNLLVHSAMGTPISIFSAAELASWQAQQSSTTQLFVKTAQLQSQKNILIPNADSGEVERVIVIAEDDDFWLLGDLAKQLPKGTYFIDIASEQVESHAIAFLLGAYQFSAYKELPAIVAKLAIEDAKVYAKVKAAVESINLARDLVNTPAADMMPQHMAEVMEELSEQYGASFEQIIGDELLEQNYPTIHMVGRASDNAPRLLDLRWGDENHAKLTLVGKGVCFDSGGLDLKPASGMRNMKKDMGGAAHVIALANMIMAAKLPVRLRVLIPAVENAVSRNAFRPGDVIKTRKGITVEIDNTDAEGRLVLCDALAEAQTEAPELLIDFATLTGACRIALGTELPGFYSTDQAIASELMEIGLGNADPIWQLPLFDQYKALFKSDIADIANCGSTPFGGSITAALYLKEFVEPATTPWLHFDVMAWNVRALPGRPVGGEALGLRTMFSYLEKKFS comes from the coding sequence CCTACTCGTTCACTCTGCTATGGGTACACCCATTTCTATCTTCTCCGCTGCAGAATTAGCGTCATGGCAAGCGCAGCAGTCAAGTACGACGCAGCTTTTCGTAAAAACCGCACAACTTCAATCGCAAAAAAATATTCTTATTCCGAATGCTGATTCTGGAGAAGTTGAGCGAGTTATTGTTATTGCTGAAGACGATGATTTTTGGCTATTGGGCGATCTTGCAAAGCAATTACCAAAAGGCACTTATTTTATTGATATCGCTTCAGAGCAAGTTGAAAGCCACGCTATTGCGTTTTTACTGGGGGCGTATCAATTTTCTGCTTATAAAGAATTGCCAGCGATTGTCGCAAAGCTTGCTATCGAAGATGCAAAGGTATATGCCAAAGTAAAAGCGGCTGTCGAGTCTATTAATCTTGCAAGAGATCTTGTTAACACACCGGCTGCTGATATGATGCCTCAGCACATGGCTGAAGTAATGGAAGAACTCTCTGAGCAATATGGCGCATCATTTGAACAAATCATTGGTGATGAGTTGTTAGAGCAAAACTACCCAACGATCCACATGGTGGGCCGTGCGAGTGATAATGCTCCGCGTTTGCTTGATTTACGTTGGGGTGACGAAAACCACGCAAAACTTACTTTAGTTGGTAAAGGCGTATGTTTTGACTCTGGTGGTCTGGACTTAAAGCCAGCGTCTGGAATGCGTAATATGAAAAAAGACATGGGCGGAGCGGCTCATGTTATCGCGTTGGCTAATATGATTATGGCGGCTAAGCTGCCTGTTAGATTACGCGTACTTATCCCTGCGGTAGAAAATGCGGTGTCTCGCAATGCCTTTAGGCCAGGTGATGTGATCAAAACACGTAAAGGTATTACGGTTGAAATTGATAATACCGACGCCGAAGGACGCTTGGTTTTATGTGACGCATTGGCTGAAGCGCAAACAGAAGCGCCAGAGCTATTGATCGATTTTGCAACCTTGACAGGTGCGTGTCGCATCGCCCTTGGCACTGAACTGCCTGGTTTTTATTCTACAGATCAAGCGATTGCTTCTGAGCTAATGGAAATTGGTCTGGGTAATGCGGATCCTATTTGGCAACTGCCTTTGTTTGATCAGTATAAGGCGCTATTCAAGAGCGATATCGCAGACATTGCTAACTGTGGTTCGACGCCGTTTGGTGGCTCAATAACAGCAGCATTGTATCTAAAAGAATTTGTTGAGCCAGCCACGACACCTTGGCTACATTTTGACGTGATGGCATGGAACGTAAGAGCATTACCGGGTAGACCTGTTGGTGGTGAAGCATTGGGTCTTAGAACTATGTTTAGTTATCTTGAGAAAAAGTTTAGCTAA